The Sphingobium aromaticiconvertens genome has a segment encoding these proteins:
- a CDS encoding FecR family protein: protein MMTDLPADHDPHEGSRDAHEWAMLIMADADAVPDPRNLDRLGPHQRAFDVWIAENPSRKLAYLRVVDTVQQASQAAVQTHSRGPLLHQTRKVESRPPRLLLAASVALCLLAATGLLWRSTDAPPSLIGQSEARTPLETRVGEVRTERLEDGSSILLDTDTLVLIGYTAERRTIELKRGRARFTVASQTARPFLVHGRGIEVTAGVGQFDMTIRKGARVHAIEGEVNVTLPRTDPRQLPKALTLHSGQLLTLKAGQIPDFSVNPAKRSEQQWVSGVKSYDYVPVSDVIAEANSYSETKIVLAQPTLGAREIFADIEIRNIERVAQALSGFLNLKIERTQKNILLLTAEK, encoded by the coding sequence ATGATGACTGACCTGCCTGCCGATCATGATCCCCACGAAGGATCGCGCGATGCCCATGAATGGGCCATGCTGATCATGGCCGACGCGGACGCTGTGCCAGATCCCAGGAATCTCGACAGGCTGGGTCCACATCAGCGTGCCTTCGACGTCTGGATCGCCGAAAACCCTTCCCGTAAGCTCGCCTATCTGCGCGTGGTAGACACCGTGCAGCAGGCAAGCCAAGCCGCCGTACAAACGCATTCGCGCGGGCCTCTCCTGCACCAGACGCGAAAAGTGGAAAGCCGTCCACCACGGCTTCTCCTCGCCGCATCAGTGGCGCTTTGCCTCCTTGCGGCAACGGGTCTGCTTTGGCGTTCAACCGATGCACCGCCCTCGCTGATCGGGCAGAGCGAGGCGCGCACGCCGCTGGAGACACGGGTCGGCGAGGTGCGCACGGAGCGCCTTGAAGATGGCAGCTCTATCTTATTGGATACCGACACGTTGGTTCTGATTGGATATACTGCCGAGCGCCGCACGATCGAACTCAAGCGTGGACGTGCCCGCTTCACCGTTGCCAGCCAGACGGCAAGACCCTTTTTGGTCCATGGCCGCGGCATTGAGGTGACGGCAGGCGTCGGCCAGTTCGACATGACGATCCGTAAGGGCGCACGCGTTCATGCCATCGAGGGCGAGGTCAATGTCACACTACCCCGCACTGACCCGCGCCAGCTGCCCAAAGCCCTTACATTGCATTCCGGCCAGCTATTGACGCTCAAGGCTGGACAAATCCCGGATTTTTCCGTCAATCCTGCCAAACGGTCAGAGCAGCAATGGGTGAGCGGCGTGAAGAGCTATGATTATGTCCCGGTCAGCGACGTCATCGCCGAAGCAAACAGCTATAGCGAGACCAAGATCGTTCTGGCACAGCCGACCCTGGGCGCGCGCGAGATTTTCGCTGACATCGAAATCCGCAATATTGAGCGCGTTGCCCAAGCCTTGAGCGGCTTTCTCAACCTCAAGATCGAACGAACCCAGAAAAACATATTGCTGCTCACCGCCGAAAAATAA
- a CDS encoding RNA polymerase sigma factor produces the protein MSQGRQEDRLRDPVIIRDSGRFSFPEFYTREKPRLMRFFTRQLGNQADADELAQESFTRFVRAAPAQALASPQAYLTRIATNLLRDFVERGSTLLSKRTKPLDDGLHAIAPSDTHRELQAKQDLARWTLILNQLPSQTLDIFLRNRVEGQTYVAIAAELDLPLWVVQKQMLKAIRHVTAYREANDD, from the coding sequence ATGAGCCAGGGCAGACAAGAGGATCGCCTGCGCGATCCGGTCATAATCAGAGATTCCGGCAGGTTCAGCTTCCCGGAATTCTATACAAGGGAGAAGCCCCGCCTCATGCGCTTCTTCACGCGCCAGCTTGGCAATCAGGCCGATGCCGACGAACTTGCCCAGGAAAGCTTCACTCGTTTCGTGCGCGCAGCGCCCGCACAAGCGCTTGCCAGCCCACAGGCTTACCTCACGCGCATCGCGACGAACCTGCTGCGCGATTTCGTCGAGCGCGGATCCACTCTGTTGTCGAAACGCACCAAGCCGCTCGACGATGGCCTGCATGCAATTGCCCCATCCGACACCCATCGCGAGTTGCAGGCAAAGCAGGATCTGGCGCGCTGGACGCTGATCCTCAACCAACTTCCATCACAAACGCTAGATATCTTCCTGCGCAATCGGGTCGAAGGGCAGACCTATGTCGCGATTGCAGCAGAGCTCGATCTTCCGCTCTGGGTCGTGCAGAAACAGATGCTCAAAGCTATTCGCCATGTTACCGCCTATCGCGAGGCGAATGATGACTGA
- a CDS encoding sigma-70 family RNA polymerase sigma factor, translated as MTLLPVLRQALAKLILCLQNLADDDRCCARIDRYLDTVDLQMMAEPIGAGGGEEAARIRQVVAKMQPLTRAILILVVGRKMSVAEVSLRFGMREERVCRHYRAAVGEVTARCDADGVT; from the coding sequence GTGACCTTGCTACCTGTCCTGCGCCAGGCATTGGCGAAATTGATTTTGTGCCTTCAAAACCTGGCGGACGATGACCGTTGCTGCGCGCGGATCGACCGCTATCTCGATACTGTTGACCTGCAGATGATGGCTGAACCGATCGGCGCGGGCGGCGGCGAGGAAGCTGCGCGAATCAGGCAAGTCGTCGCTAAAATGCAGCCGCTGACGCGTGCCATCCTCATTCTTGTCGTCGGGCGAAAAATGAGCGTGGCGGAAGTATCACTGCGTTTTGGGATGCGCGAGGAGCGGGTGTGTCGACATTACCGGGCGGCCGTGGGCGAGGTGACGGCGCGATGCGACGCGGACGGTGTGACGTAA
- a CDS encoding ATP-binding protein produces the protein MATDDRRRAIGSVVAVSADKFVIEMRGGTDSFTVVGFDDLHYVARLGSFVMIPAQAEYVVAEIVGLREKDAGSGGDIDKAASAKFLDVVPVGMLPIEGGRFRFGVSVFPSLYADALYALDHELDRIFDTNPASEPSAGPDEGPCVPHDATRLRILEIGKSVVFDGYQVKARIDDLFGGHAAVLGNTGSGKSCTVASILQELFTKPAEHHARGATFVVLDVNGEYHQAFEDIRKAGVIGVDRLILDGTADPGRFRIPHWFLDLSEWELLLQASERTQVPILRMALGLATLFDGGAGQQLTKIRNHILAKCVAGILSDESPPGAKETRILGILQRFRTDEINSATIGAMIHVHYGNMNDVDGAFAYLSGDDGQGGYVINDFRLPDYSNRPFDFDTLGEAIDLALLYEEAHGNRQIRDYCSQMVTRYKALLERQDYAFLRHSAAEDSKETGPFLGRLLGLASVQGASAKTSQIIIIDMNAVEDEVVELVSAIAARMVFRLLRQAEPRNRFPVHLLLEEAHRYISATPSRYALDAGRIFDRIAKEGRKYGLFLIVASQRPSELSKTVLSQCSNFVVHRIQNPDDLSQIRQMSPSISEGVLRRLPTLPKQHALVFGNAVNLPTTFKVRSAKPLPASDDAKIVSLWFHEAGRTPGIALNFAPGNLVAEEDDNPLA, from the coding sequence ATGGCGACTGACGATCGCCGGCGGGCGATCGGCTCGGTCGTCGCGGTTTCGGCCGACAAGTTCGTCATCGAGATGCGCGGTGGGACAGACAGCTTCACCGTGGTGGGCTTCGACGACCTTCATTACGTCGCGCGGCTAGGATCGTTCGTGATGATACCGGCGCAGGCCGAGTATGTCGTCGCGGAGATCGTCGGCCTGCGCGAGAAGGATGCCGGGTCGGGTGGAGACATCGACAAGGCGGCGTCCGCCAAGTTCCTCGACGTGGTGCCGGTCGGCATGCTGCCCATCGAAGGGGGGCGGTTCAGGTTCGGCGTATCAGTTTTTCCTTCCCTCTACGCAGATGCGCTCTACGCGCTGGATCATGAGCTGGATCGGATATTCGACACCAACCCGGCGTCGGAACCCTCTGCCGGCCCCGATGAGGGGCCCTGCGTTCCCCACGATGCGACACGCCTGCGCATTCTCGAAATCGGCAAGTCTGTGGTTTTCGACGGCTATCAGGTCAAGGCGCGGATAGACGACCTCTTCGGGGGGCATGCCGCCGTGCTGGGGAACACGGGCAGCGGCAAGTCGTGTACGGTAGCGTCGATCCTGCAGGAGCTTTTCACGAAGCCAGCCGAGCATCACGCCCGTGGCGCAACGTTCGTCGTGCTCGACGTCAACGGCGAGTACCATCAGGCATTTGAGGACATCAGGAAGGCCGGAGTGATCGGGGTCGACCGTCTCATTCTCGACGGCACGGCCGACCCTGGCCGGTTCCGAATTCCGCACTGGTTCCTCGACCTGTCAGAATGGGAGCTGCTGCTCCAGGCCAGCGAGCGCACGCAGGTGCCGATCCTTCGTATGGCCTTGGGACTGGCCACCCTGTTCGACGGCGGCGCCGGCCAGCAGCTGACCAAGATCCGCAACCACATCCTCGCCAAGTGTGTGGCCGGCATCCTTTCCGACGAGAGTCCACCGGGTGCGAAAGAGACCCGGATATTGGGAATCCTCCAACGGTTCCGCACGGACGAGATCAACTCTGCCACCATCGGCGCCATGATCCACGTCCACTATGGCAACATGAATGATGTGGATGGCGCGTTCGCCTATCTGTCGGGTGACGATGGCCAGGGCGGATACGTCATCAACGACTTCAGGCTACCTGACTATTCGAACCGGCCATTCGACTTCGACACGCTGGGCGAGGCGATCGATCTCGCTTTGCTCTATGAAGAGGCACACGGGAATCGGCAGATCCGCGACTATTGCTCGCAAATGGTTACGCGATATAAGGCCCTGCTCGAACGCCAGGACTATGCGTTTCTTCGTCATTCGGCAGCGGAAGATTCCAAGGAGACGGGGCCGTTTCTGGGAAGGCTGCTGGGCCTCGCTTCCGTCCAGGGCGCGAGCGCCAAGACTTCCCAGATTATAATTATCGACATGAATGCCGTCGAAGACGAGGTCGTCGAACTGGTGAGCGCGATCGCCGCGCGGATGGTGTTTCGCCTTCTGCGGCAGGCGGAGCCGCGTAACCGCTTTCCAGTCCACCTGCTGCTAGAGGAGGCGCATCGATACATTTCCGCGACACCGTCGCGCTATGCGCTGGACGCCGGGCGGATCTTCGACCGCATAGCCAAGGAGGGAAGGAAGTACGGTCTCTTCCTGATCGTGGCATCGCAACGCCCGAGCGAGCTGTCGAAGACCGTCCTTTCACAGTGCTCCAACTTCGTGGTGCACCGCATCCAGAATCCGGACGATCTGTCGCAGATCCGCCAGATGTCCCCGTCGATTTCCGAGGGCGTCCTCCGGCGTCTACCGACGCTGCCCAAGCAGCATGCGCTTGTGTTCGGGAACGCGGTGAACCTGCCTACGACATTCAAGGTTCGCAGTGCGAAACCCCTTCCAGCGAGCGACGACGCGAAGATCGTCAGCCTATGGTTCCATGAAGCCGGTAGAACGCCAGGTATCGCGCTGAATTTCGCACCGGGAAATCTTGTCGCCGAGGAGGATGACAACCCTCTCGCGTGA
- a CDS encoding SIR2 family protein, producing the protein MSEAVNTQDENLAPAPAPTSGFSFIRQGDHAAQDLDWEKGPDQVRKALAEALGARNVAFLLGAGCSSMVVDDKERGISTMLPLAREFCAAPEGAEPWVFDASERSCLAGYGLSLEGEYARNLERLMETLHALRFVLRRSDDDGDEEEAAKIEKMIGKVQAFLWERCTAGLFSKGDDSVLGTYESFYRRLILRDRSLPRPWIFSTNYDLFNERAMDRLGLPYANGFSGVVERRFNPSTFRYAMAEQLDITNRKWSAVDGFVYLCKLHGSISWTEDDHGLFPIRELWPQSEPSKVMIFPTPSKQNSSLGSPYSDLFREFQSRIVREQSVLITMGFAFGDEHINNIIYQALTVPTFRLIIFADPESEGDIAKLRALGDPRIWIIGGPGPKDGAPAHYFSTIVQHLLPRQPSDRIDDAVKLVLQKMAKGTGSAQDATDGD; encoded by the coding sequence GTGAGCGAAGCGGTAAATACTCAGGACGAAAATCTGGCACCGGCGCCAGCACCGACCTCAGGCTTTTCTTTCATTCGACAAGGTGATCACGCCGCTCAGGACTTGGACTGGGAGAAGGGGCCCGATCAGGTACGCAAGGCCCTTGCCGAGGCGTTGGGTGCACGGAACGTCGCGTTCTTGCTCGGCGCAGGCTGCTCCTCGATGGTGGTCGATGATAAGGAGCGCGGCATCTCGACGATGCTGCCATTGGCCAGGGAATTCTGCGCTGCTCCAGAAGGTGCCGAGCCTTGGGTGTTCGACGCGTCGGAGCGAAGCTGCCTTGCCGGCTACGGTTTGAGCCTCGAAGGCGAGTATGCACGCAACCTCGAACGCCTGATGGAGACCCTACACGCGCTGCGGTTCGTGCTGAGGCGCAGTGACGATGATGGCGACGAGGAGGAGGCCGCCAAGATCGAGAAGATGATCGGGAAGGTGCAGGCCTTCCTGTGGGAGAGGTGCACCGCAGGCCTGTTCTCGAAGGGCGACGACTCCGTGCTGGGAACGTACGAGTCATTCTATCGGCGGCTGATCCTTCGCGACCGATCACTCCCACGACCGTGGATATTCTCCACGAACTACGACCTGTTCAACGAGCGAGCGATGGACCGTCTGGGTCTGCCATATGCCAACGGCTTCTCGGGCGTGGTCGAGCGCCGGTTCAACCCGTCCACCTTCAGATACGCGATGGCGGAGCAGCTCGACATCACCAACAGGAAGTGGTCGGCGGTCGACGGCTTCGTCTATCTGTGCAAGCTGCACGGTTCGATCAGCTGGACCGAGGACGATCACGGTCTCTTCCCCATCCGGGAGCTGTGGCCGCAGAGCGAGCCGTCGAAGGTGATGATCTTTCCGACACCTTCGAAGCAGAACTCGAGCCTCGGTTCACCTTATTCGGATCTGTTCAGGGAATTCCAGTCGCGCATCGTACGCGAGCAGAGCGTTCTCATCACGATGGGATTCGCATTCGGCGACGAGCACATCAACAATATCATATATCAGGCCCTGACCGTCCCAACCTTCAGGCTGATCATTTTCGCCGACCCCGAATCGGAAGGCGATATCGCCAAGTTGCGCGCCCTAGGCGATCCGCGGATATGGATCATCGGCGGACCAGGCCCGAAGGACGGTGCGCCAGCTCATTACTTTTCCACGATCGTGCAACACCTCCTTCCACGTCAGCCGTCCGACCGGATAGACGACGCCGTGAAGCTGGTCCTTCAGAAGATGGCCAAAGGCACCGGCTCGGCGCAGGACGCGACCGATGGCGACTGA
- a CDS encoding ArsO family NAD(P)H-dependent flavin-containing monooxygenase, whose product MSQDQALNRHDIIIVGGGQMGLALGYYLRRAKADFLILDREDGPGGAWRHGWNSLRLFSPAGYSSLPGWMMPPPHHEGYPTRDDVLAYLRAYEHRYDLPIRRPVRVETIEPGGAGLEIATNQGKMTARMVVSATGTWSHPYVPDIAGRALFEGGQVHSAHYVGPEDYAGQTVLVVGGGNSGAQIIAEIAPIARTLWVTTQEPIFLPDDVDGRVLFERAVARMKGDANDMPVGGIGDIVMVPPVKAARDRGDLSSVRPFDRMTPTGIVWPDGSDMAVDAIIWCTGFRPALNHLFELGVVEGDGRVLLNGQRSIREPRLWLAGYGDWSGAGSATLMGAARTARDLAARLVEQSGK is encoded by the coding sequence TTGAGTCAGGACCAGGCATTGAACAGGCATGACATCATCATCGTCGGCGGCGGACAGATGGGCCTGGCGCTCGGCTATTATTTGCGCCGCGCCAAAGCGGACTTCCTGATCCTCGATCGCGAAGACGGGCCTGGCGGTGCGTGGCGCCATGGCTGGAATTCGCTCCGGCTGTTCTCGCCGGCTGGATATAGTTCGCTTCCCGGCTGGATGATGCCGCCGCCCCATCATGAAGGCTATCCGACCCGCGACGATGTGCTCGCCTATCTGCGCGCTTATGAGCACCGCTACGACCTGCCGATCCGCCGACCTGTCCGTGTGGAGACGATCGAGCCAGGCGGCGCAGGGCTGGAGATCGCCACGAACCAGGGCAAGATGACGGCGAGGATGGTCGTCAGCGCGACCGGCACATGGTCGCATCCCTATGTGCCGGACATAGCCGGACGCGCGTTGTTCGAAGGCGGTCAGGTTCATTCCGCGCACTATGTTGGCCCCGAAGACTATGCCGGTCAGACCGTGCTGGTGGTCGGCGGCGGCAACAGCGGCGCGCAGATCATAGCCGAGATTGCCCCGATAGCCCGTACCCTATGGGTAACGACCCAGGAACCGATCTTCCTGCCCGATGACGTCGATGGCCGCGTGCTGTTCGAACGGGCTGTCGCGCGCATGAAGGGCGACGCAAATGATATGCCGGTCGGAGGCATTGGCGACATCGTCATGGTTCCGCCGGTCAAGGCCGCGCGCGACCGGGGCGACTTGTCTTCGGTAAGGCCTTTTGACCGGATGACGCCCACTGGCATCGTCTGGCCGGACGGATCGGACATGGCCGTCGATGCCATCATCTGGTGTACCGGGTTCAGGCCCGCGCTGAATCACCTTTTCGAACTAGGCGTGGTCGAGGGAGATGGCCGCGTACTGTTAAACGGGCAACGATCGATCAGGGAACCGCGGCTTTGGCTTGCGGGCTATGGTGACTGGAGTGGGGCGGGATCGGCGACATTAATGGGGGCAGCACGCACCGCGCGAGATTTGGCGGCAAGGCTGGTTGAGCAGTCGGGAAAATGA
- a CDS encoding ArsR/SmtB family transcription factor yields MDQDKAVAALAALAQDTRLSVFRLLVKAGPDGMIAGALAQAMDVPPSTMSHHLAKLEQAGLATSWRTSRLIHYAADYAGMQALLGFLMADCCQGDPQMCDSLLSSIRCDAVSQGAPA; encoded by the coding sequence ATGGATCAGGATAAAGCTGTCGCCGCACTTGCCGCGCTGGCGCAGGATACACGGCTTTCGGTGTTCCGCCTGCTGGTGAAGGCCGGTCCCGATGGCATGATTGCGGGCGCGCTTGCGCAGGCAATGGATGTGCCGCCGTCCACCATGTCCCACCATCTGGCCAAGCTGGAGCAGGCCGGACTTGCCACCTCGTGGCGGACGAGCCGTCTCATTCACTATGCTGCGGACTATGCCGGGATGCAGGCGTTGCTCGGCTTTTTGATGGCCGATTGCTGCCAGGGCGATCCCCAGATGTGCGACAGCCTTCTTTCATCCATCCGTTGCGATGCAGTTTCCCAGGGAGCCCCAGCATGA
- a CDS encoding arsenate reductase ArsC, with product MTDKIYNVLFLCTGNSARSILGEALMNKLGEGRFRAWSAGSQPKGEVHPMALSVLSGLGFDVEGMRSKSWDEFAVPGAPQFDFIFTVCDNAAGETCPVWIGHPMTAHWGIEDPAAVEGDGQRDAFLQALRFLQNRIALFLALPLSSLDDMATRRKLKEIGQSDGASTKAGADL from the coding sequence ATGACCGACAAGATCTATAACGTCCTGTTCCTGTGCACCGGCAATTCCGCCCGCTCCATTCTGGGCGAAGCGTTGATGAACAAGCTGGGCGAAGGCCGTTTTCGCGCCTGGAGTGCAGGCAGCCAGCCCAAGGGCGAAGTCCACCCCATGGCGCTGTCCGTCCTTTCGGGGCTGGGCTTCGACGTCGAGGGGATGCGCTCCAAAAGCTGGGACGAGTTCGCCGTGCCCGGTGCGCCGCAGTTCGATTTCATCTTCACCGTCTGCGACAATGCGGCAGGCGAGACCTGCCCGGTGTGGATCGGTCATCCGATGACCGCGCATTGGGGCATCGAAGATCCCGCGGCGGTCGAGGGGGATGGGCAGCGCGACGCATTCCTTCAGGCGCTGCGCTTTCTGCAGAACCGCATCGCCCTGTTCCTGGCACTGCCGCTCTCCAGCCTGGATGACATGGCGACACGCCGCAAGCTCAAGGAAATCGGACAGAGCGACGGTGCCAGCACCAAGGCGGGAGCGGACCTATGA
- the arsC gene encoding arsenate reductase (glutaredoxin) (This arsenate reductase requires both glutathione and glutaredoxin to convert arsenate to arsenite, after which the efflux transporter formed by ArsA and ArsB can extrude the arsenite from the cell, providing resistance.): protein MTPDIIIYHNPECGTSRNTLAMIRNAGIEPHVVEYLKTPPSRAMLEGLIARAGIAPRALLREKGTPFTELGLGDDSLSDAALIDAMMAHPILINRPLVVSPLGVTLCRPSEAVLDLIPAAQQGAFAKEDGEQVVDATGARVGAA, encoded by the coding sequence ATGACACCGGACATCATCATCTATCACAACCCGGAATGCGGTACGTCGCGCAACACGCTGGCTATGATCCGTAACGCGGGTATCGAACCGCATGTCGTGGAATATCTCAAGACGCCGCCATCCCGAGCCATGTTGGAAGGCCTGATTGCGCGTGCCGGGATCGCCCCCCGCGCTCTGCTGCGGGAAAAGGGCACGCCCTTCACAGAGCTGGGGCTGGGCGATGACAGCCTGTCCGACGCCGCGCTGATCGATGCGATGATGGCGCATCCGATCCTCATCAACCGCCCCTTGGTGGTGTCGCCGCTGGGCGTCACACTGTGCCGTCCTTCCGAAGCCGTTCTCGACCTGATCCCGGCAGCCCAGCAAGGCGCCTTTGCCAAGGAGGATGGCGAGCAGGTCGTGGATGCCACTGGTGCCCGCGTGGGCGCGGCCTGA